The following coding sequences are from one Formosa haliotis window:
- the rpsU gene encoding 30S ribosomal protein S21 produces the protein MLKIIVKEGEQIDRALKRYKRKHRNVKVMQNLRENQFFTKPSVKRRRENQKAAYIQNLRDQEDI, from the coding sequence ATGCTTAAAATTATAGTAAAAGAAGGCGAGCAAATTGATCGCGCTCTTAAACGTTACAAGAGAAAACACAGAAATGTAAAGGTGATGCAAAACTTAAGAGAAAATCAGTTTTTCACTAAGCCTTCAGTTAAAAGAAGAAGAGAAAATCAAAAAGCGGCTTATATCCAAAACTTGAGAGA